In a genomic window of Sinorhizobium meliloti:
- a CDS encoding helix-turn-helix transcriptional regulator: MKPPTDTRSIDREIEARLRSTGRVLGVSQILAKKVGVTFQQIQKCEKGINRLSAGMLVKVCQSLEVSPLGILAAHLQHGRPVAAWTGSKKDCLRPSESCLG, translated from the coding sequence ATGAAGCCGCCGACGGACACGCGTTCGATCGACCGCGAAATCGAAGCGCGGCTCCGATCCACGGGCAGAGTGTTAGGCGTAAGTCAAATCTTGGCGAAAAAAGTTGGCGTCACCTTCCAGCAAATCCAGAAATGCGAAAAGGGTATAAACCGCCTGTCGGCGGGGATGCTCGTGAAGGTCTGCCAATCGCTAGAGGTAAGCCCCCTGGGGATCCTCGCCGCCCACCTCCAGCATGGACGACCGGTAGCCGCATGGACTGGCTCCAAGAAAGATTGCTTACGGCCGAGCGAAAGCTGTCTGGGGTAA
- a CDS encoding Rap1a/Tai family immunity protein, producing the protein MKVARIAMVLMTAASDAHASNGNDINRWCENDPAIALAYIDGIMDAYATVGPPIDYCPARDVTYGQVRDVLCKWVNNNPEEGHRSGALLVPLALSKVWPCDD; encoded by the coding sequence ATGAAGGTCGCAAGAATTGCTATGGTCCTGATGACAGCTGCGTCCGATGCTCATGCGTCTAACGGCAATGACATCAATCGGTGGTGCGAGAATGACCCTGCCATAGCACTTGCCTACATCGACGGGATTATGGATGCATATGCGACGGTGGGTCCTCCAATCGATTATTGCCCAGCCAGGGACGTGACATATGGGCAAGTCCGCGACGTCCTCTGTAAATGGGTCAACAATAATCCAGAGGAGGGACATAGGTCAGGCGCCTTGCTGGTCCCTCTGGCATTGAGCAAGGTGTGGCCCTGCGACGACTGA